The Streptomyces sp. NBC_00670 genome window below encodes:
- a CDS encoding STAS domain-containing protein yields MTAPDTPHELRPEDLPGGTLLTLPRDLDLGNCADLLRAVTRVVADRAGSLHTLVLDLTGTAFMDSRGVRLIDDVRALLAPGTELRLVAAPDGLVLRVLTLTGLRRDVPVYDDLTEAVTGTCALLGERAPGPDRPADPDPGPGAA; encoded by the coding sequence GTGACCGCTCCCGACACCCCCCACGAGTTGCGCCCCGAGGATCTTCCGGGCGGCACCCTGCTCACCCTTCCCCGCGACCTCGACCTGGGCAACTGCGCCGATCTGCTGCGCGCGGTGACCCGGGTCGTCGCGGACCGGGCCGGCTCGCTGCACACCCTCGTACTGGACCTGACGGGCACCGCCTTCATGGACTCCCGGGGCGTCCGGCTCATCGACGACGTACGCGCCCTGCTCGCGCCCGGCACGGAACTGCGGCTGGTCGCCGCCCCGGACGGGCTGGTGCTGCGGGTGCTGACCCTGACCGGACTGCGGCGGGACGTGCCCGTCTACGACGACCTCACCGAGGCCGTCACCGGCACGTGCGCCCTGCTGGGCGAGCGCGCGCCGGGCCCGGACCGCCCGGCG